A genomic stretch from Methanobacterium sp. includes:
- a CDS encoding tetratricopeptide repeat protein: MGFNIFKNRKVDKLVIKGLQYVDDNPALALEYFNKALDLTPNYGVAWYNKGNLFYRLGKFNEALEHFDKSIKLDSNDMNHWYGKCLSLYALERFDEALKCYNQALSIDDKNALIWYGKGNVLSDLKRFDEALECYNKALELDPYDTGKLNNRGNMLKELNRLDEALECYNKALEIEPEDALILDNKGNVLSDLKRFDEALECYNKALELDFEFAYAWYNKGSALNNLNSFKDALKCFSKVLELDPDDSDAWAFKGSISNKIGHFKEALEYLEKSLEIDPEDEETWLEKGKVLQKLKKYNESLECYNKALELDPDFEEALEAVENLSKFVEFWSTNQS; this comes from the coding sequence ATGGGTTTCAATATTTTTAAAAATCGAAAGGTAGATAAATTAGTTATAAAGGGCCTTCAATATGTGGATGATAATCCTGCACTGGCTCTTGAATATTTTAATAAAGCATTAGACTTAACTCCCAATTATGGAGTTGCATGGTATAATAAAGGGAATCTTTTTTATAGGTTAGGTAAATTTAATGAAGCATTAGAACACTTTGATAAATCTATAAAATTAGATTCTAATGATATGAATCACTGGTATGGTAAATGCTTATCACTTTACGCGTTAGAAAGATTTGATGAAGCTTTAAAATGTTATAATCAGGCATTGTCTATTGATGATAAAAATGCACTTATATGGTATGGTAAAGGTAATGTTTTAAGTGATTTGAAACGTTTTGATGAGGCTTTAGAATGCTATAACAAAGCATTAGAATTGGATCCCTATGATACCGGTAAATTGAATAATAGAGGTAACATGCTTAAAGAGTTAAATAGGCTTGATGAGGCTTTGGAATGTTATAATAAAGCATTAGAGATTGAACCTGAAGATGCATTGATACTGGATAATAAAGGTAATGTTTTAAGTGATTTGAAACGTTTTGATGAGGCTTTGGAATGTTATAATAAAGCATTAGAATTGGATTTTGAATTTGCTTATGCATGGTACAATAAGGGCAGTGCACTAAATAATTTAAACAGTTTTAAGGATGCATTAAAATGTTTTAGTAAAGTGTTAGAACTTGATCCTGATGATAGTGATGCTTGGGCTTTTAAAGGTTCTATCTCAAATAAAATAGGACATTTTAAAGAGGCTTTGGAATATCTTGAAAAAAGTTTAGAAATTGATCCTGAAGATGAAGAAACATGGCTTGAAAAAGGAAAAGTTCTTCAAAAACTCAAAAAATACAATGAATCACTAGAATGTTATAACAAAGCATTAGAATTAGATCCTGATTTTGAAGAAGCACTTGAAGCCGTCGAAAATCTCTCAAAATTCGTAGAATTTTGGAGCACAAATCAAAGCTAG
- a CDS encoding MBL fold metallo-hydrolase, translated as MKVVPLAFESLGVRSMATFVETDQKILIDPGTSIAPKRFGYPPWKNEFDALYSSRAKINEYGEKAGIFTVSHYHHDHYTPFELGKFLDSSPKAAEKLYSGKKLFIKHSTSKINKSQQKRAADFLKNLEDLNCEVSYADGNIFEIGETTLKFSNPLPHGSEGSRLGYVITTTIQYNGKSLMHASDVQGPIYEGSKQFILNENPDILILSGPPIYLQGFAIERGDIESARRNLIEISNKIPKVIVDHHLLRDMRCFDFIKSVEKESDNEIVVASEILGKEPDLLEARRKEFYV; from the coding sequence ATGAAAGTTGTACCTCTTGCTTTTGAAAGTTTAGGTGTCAGATCAATGGCTACATTTGTTGAAACTGATCAAAAAATCTTAATTGACCCTGGAACTTCAATTGCACCTAAAAGATTTGGATATCCGCCGTGGAAAAACGAATTCGATGCATTGTATAGCTCCAGAGCTAAAATCAATGAGTATGGGGAAAAAGCAGGTATATTTACTGTAAGCCATTATCATCATGACCATTACACTCCATTTGAGCTTGGGAAATTTCTGGATTCATCCCCTAAAGCTGCGGAGAAACTTTATAGCGGAAAAAAATTATTTATCAAACATTCCACTTCTAAAATTAATAAAAGCCAGCAAAAACGTGCTGCTGATTTTTTAAAGAATTTAGAAGATTTAAACTGTGAGGTTTCCTATGCAGATGGTAATATATTTGAAATAGGGGAAACAACACTTAAATTTTCAAATCCACTTCCCCACGGGTCTGAGGGAAGCCGCTTAGGATATGTGATTACTACAACAATCCAGTACAATGGAAAGAGTTTGATGCATGCATCTGATGTCCAAGGGCCTATTTATGAAGGATCAAAACAGTTTATTCTTAATGAAAATCCGGATATTTTGATATTGAGCGGTCCTCCAATTTATCTTCAAGGATTTGCCATTGAAAGAGGAGATATTGAAAGTGCAAGAAGGAATTTAATTGAAATATCTAATAAAATACCCAAAGTAATTGTGGATCATCATCTTCTAAGAGATATGCGATGTTTTGATTTTATAAAGTCAGTAGAAAAAGAATCAGATAATGAGATAGTTGTAGCATCAGAAATTTTAGGTAAAGAACCTGATTTGTTGGAAGCACGGCGAAAAGAATTTTATGTATAA